A single Streptomyces mirabilis DNA region contains:
- a CDS encoding sulfite exporter TauE/SafE family protein, with translation MRTLILLALAGLGAQLVDGSLGMAYGVTSTTLLLAMGTNPAAASATVHLSEIGTTLMSGASHWRFGNVDWKVVAKIGVPGAVGSFLGATALSKRS, from the coding sequence ATGCGCACGCTGATACTGCTCGCCCTCGCGGGCCTGGGCGCCCAGCTGGTCGACGGCAGCCTGGGGATGGCCTACGGCGTCACCTCGACGACGCTGCTGCTCGCCATGGGCACCAACCCGGCCGCGGCCTCGGCCACGGTCCACCTCTCCGAGATCGGCACCACGCTGATGTCCGGCGCCTCCCACTGGCGCTTCGGGAACGTGGACTGGAAGGTGGTCGCGAAGATCGGCGTGCCGGGCGCGGTCGGTTCCTTCCTCGGCGCGACGGCCCTGTCGAAACGCTCCTGA
- a CDS encoding carbohydrate ABC transporter permease, with the protein MSSATSTVAATTLRPRATTAADSARLRWSRRFQHGGWFVAPFFVLYGLFVLLPVVRGLYLSFTDANISGDHTNFVGLANYREALKDDLVWNSLWHSVQFTLYVVPCIVVVALLMALIAHHTVHFKWLWRLCFFAPFLLPSAVIGNLWWWLFQPTNGMVNHVLGLTTPWLTQKSTALLAVVVATLWWTVGFSFLLFLAALQNIPQHLYEAAELDGANAFQRMLHITVPNLRNITGLVIALQILASLQVFDQAVVMYQFGPGPEESTRTFVQYTLEQGFTSYRVGYASAISFVLFLIIAAVALGRMWLLRSREEGISR; encoded by the coding sequence ATGAGCAGCGCCACGAGCACGGTCGCCGCCACCACCCTGCGCCCCCGCGCGACCACCGCCGCCGACTCCGCCCGGCTGCGCTGGAGCCGTCGCTTCCAGCACGGCGGCTGGTTCGTCGCTCCGTTCTTCGTCCTGTACGGGCTCTTCGTGCTGCTGCCGGTGGTCCGCGGCCTCTACCTCAGTTTCACCGACGCCAACATCTCCGGCGACCACACCAACTTCGTCGGCCTCGCCAACTACCGCGAGGCCCTCAAGGACGACCTGGTGTGGAACTCGCTGTGGCACAGCGTCCAGTTCACCCTGTACGTCGTCCCGTGCATCGTCGTCGTGGCCCTGCTGATGGCGCTGATCGCCCACCACACCGTGCACTTCAAGTGGCTGTGGCGGCTGTGCTTCTTCGCACCGTTCCTGCTGCCCTCGGCCGTCATCGGCAACCTGTGGTGGTGGCTGTTCCAGCCCACCAACGGCATGGTCAACCACGTCCTCGGCCTCACCACGCCCTGGCTCACCCAGAAGTCCACGGCCCTGCTCGCCGTCGTCGTCGCGACCCTGTGGTGGACGGTCGGGTTCTCCTTCCTCCTCTTCCTCGCCGCCCTGCAGAACATCCCCCAACACCTCTACGAGGCGGCCGAGCTGGACGGCGCGAACGCCTTCCAGCGCATGCTCCACATCACCGTGCCGAACCTGCGCAACATCACCGGCCTCGTCATCGCGCTGCAGATCCTGGCCTCGCTCCAGGTCTTCGACCAGGCGGTGGTCATGTACCAGTTCGGCCCGGGGCCGGAGGAATCGACCCGCACCTTCGTCCAGTACACCCTCGAACAGGGCTTCACGAGCTACCGCGTGGGCTACGCCTCCGCGATCTCCTTCGTCCTGTTCCTCATCATCGCCGCCGTCGCCCTCGGGCGGATGTGGCTGCTCCGCAGCCGAGAGGAGGGCATCTCCCGATGA
- a CDS encoding carbohydrate ABC transporter permease: MTTPSPTLRKPRSTWTPAQIALTVVALALSVIWMAPLAWALSTSLKTPAESVASPHWIPKDFTLDSWRKVFEAGNIPNWFVNSLVVSVCVTFIVLLVASLAGYGFARTEFRGKSVLMAVTMAGLMFSPAILGVPLFTTVQSLGMVDTYWGMILPQCAPAAMVYILYKFFQSLPRELEEAAFIDGAGRWRIFFTLVLPLSKPSLSAVGIFTFIASWNNFLWPYMVTNNPDLMTMPNGIATVQNAFGIVWPQLMAGGLIAGLPLIVVFVFFQSQIVRGVAHTGLAGQ; encoded by the coding sequence ATGACCACGCCGTCTCCCACCCTCCGTAAGCCCCGCAGCACCTGGACGCCCGCGCAGATCGCCCTGACGGTCGTCGCCCTCGCCCTGTCCGTGATCTGGATGGCGCCGCTGGCGTGGGCCCTGTCCACCTCGCTCAAGACCCCGGCCGAATCGGTGGCCTCGCCGCACTGGATCCCCAAGGACTTCACCCTCGACTCCTGGCGGAAGGTCTTCGAGGCCGGCAACATCCCCAACTGGTTCGTGAACTCGCTGGTCGTGTCGGTCTGCGTCACCTTCATTGTGCTGCTGGTCGCCTCCCTCGCCGGATACGGCTTCGCCCGCACCGAGTTCCGCGGCAAGTCCGTCCTGATGGCCGTGACGATGGCGGGCCTGATGTTCTCCCCGGCGATCCTCGGCGTCCCGCTCTTCACCACCGTGCAGTCGCTCGGCATGGTCGACACCTACTGGGGCATGATCCTGCCGCAGTGCGCCCCCGCCGCGATGGTCTACATCCTCTACAAGTTCTTCCAGTCGCTGCCCCGCGAGCTGGAGGAGGCGGCGTTCATCGACGGCGCGGGCCGCTGGCGGATCTTCTTCACCCTCGTCCTGCCGCTCTCGAAGCCCTCGCTGTCGGCCGTCGGGATCTTCACCTTCATCGCCTCGTGGAACAACTTCCTGTGGCCCTACATGGTGACCAACAACCCCGACCTGATGACCATGCCGAACGGCATCGCCACCGTGCAGAACGCCTTCGGCATCGTCTGGCCACAGCTCATGGCGGGCGGCCTGATCGCGGGACTCCCGCTGATCGTCGTGTTCGTCTTCTTCCAGAGCCAGATCGTGCGGGGCGTGGCCCACACGGGTCTGGCCGGCCAGTAA
- a CDS encoding arabinan endo-1,5-alpha-L-arabinosidase, which produces MKRHRLAALIAAATIALLPSTASADVTYPDPLPLTGQQIIHDPTVIHLKNGRYVAYSTGGVIGARLSTDLRHWDDAGNAFTTPPAWWYDYNSTADPWAPDLSYRDGRYWLYYAVSSWGTNHSAIGVATSKTGMPGTWTDHGAAFTSGTTDAWNAIDPAVIRADGKLWMAFGSYWTGIRMVELDPSTGKAIADTPVEHLATRPDAPYAVEGPYIVEHGRYYYLFASYDACCAGVNSTYKIRVGRSTSVTGPYADSTGKPMLEGGGDLFLAGHGRYIGTGGESVFHDRGQDWLAYHYYDADDSGTPKLGLNRLSWTKDGWPSLG; this is translated from the coding sequence TTGAAGCGCCACAGACTCGCCGCGCTGATCGCCGCGGCCACCATCGCCCTGCTCCCGTCCACCGCGTCGGCCGACGTCACCTACCCCGACCCCCTCCCGCTCACCGGCCAGCAGATCATCCACGACCCCACGGTCATCCACCTCAAGAACGGCCGCTACGTCGCCTACTCCACCGGCGGCGTCATCGGCGCCCGCCTCTCCACCGACCTCCGCCACTGGGACGACGCGGGCAACGCCTTCACCACGCCCCCGGCCTGGTGGTACGACTACAACTCCACCGCCGATCCCTGGGCCCCCGACCTGTCCTACCGCGACGGCCGGTACTGGCTCTACTACGCCGTCTCCTCCTGGGGCACCAACCACTCCGCGATAGGCGTGGCCACGTCGAAGACGGGCATGCCCGGCACCTGGACCGACCACGGAGCCGCGTTCACCTCGGGGACCACCGACGCCTGGAACGCCATCGACCCGGCGGTGATCCGGGCCGACGGCAAGCTGTGGATGGCGTTCGGCTCGTACTGGACGGGCATCCGCATGGTCGAACTGGACCCGAGCACCGGCAAGGCGATCGCAGACACGCCCGTGGAGCACCTGGCCACCCGCCCGGACGCCCCGTACGCGGTAGAGGGGCCGTACATCGTCGAACACGGCCGTTACTACTACCTCTTCGCCTCCTACGACGCCTGCTGCGCGGGCGTGAACTCCACCTACAAGATCCGGGTGGGCAGATCGACGTCGGTGACCGGCCCCTACGCGGACAGCACGGGCAAGCCGATGCTGGAGGGCGGCGGAGACCTGTTCCTGGCCGGACACGGCAGGTACATCGGCACCGGAGGCGAGTCGGTCTTCCACGACCGAGGCCAGGACTGGCTGGCGTACCACTACTACGACGCCGATGACTCGGGCACGCCCAAGCTGGGGCTGAACAGGCTCAGCTGGACCAAAGACGGCTGGCCCAGTTTGGGCTAG
- a CDS encoding extracellular solute-binding protein, with product MGRPDLNDGYPNRGHLNRRNVLAALGGLTVAGSLGFAALGTGADALASSARTRVRYWNLFQGGDGTNQVAMVDAFRKEHPDIAVKDSTLTWGGPYYTKLAMAAAGNRAPDLAVMHQGRVPGFAPGRLLDPWDIDLLAKYGVREADFNPVLWKRGIVGGKLYALPLDIHVQLCFYRKDVCKKAGLLDADGRLPAATSTDEWFSILKAAKKQLKNGQQTLGLHANDQNFAWWFFVAFYQQLGGGYFNDDQTDVTFDTDKATEVLEFFRKHVTDGYVTVGEADGEAFLAGSPFTWEGNWSVPYFNGEKLDFGAQPLPPVFGRPATHAESHSFILPHQSGRGGAADEGAYRLAAYMVTHATTWAIGGHVPAYLPTFKDPAYLKLSPQSEYSRPAMEHPATEPHIWFAGSTGVLAQRVGPVVASSNLGSAKPAAAARRMKSVLEQLLAMKNPMDGRTAAQELKGAGA from the coding sequence ATGGGACGACCTGACCTGAACGACGGGTATCCGAACCGTGGACACCTGAACCGCAGGAACGTTTTGGCCGCACTGGGCGGCCTGACCGTCGCCGGTAGCCTCGGCTTCGCCGCGCTCGGCACCGGCGCGGACGCGCTCGCCTCCAGCGCGCGCACCCGGGTCCGCTACTGGAACCTCTTCCAGGGCGGCGACGGCACCAACCAGGTCGCGATGGTGGACGCCTTCCGCAAGGAACATCCGGACATCGCGGTCAAGGACTCCACCCTGACCTGGGGCGGCCCCTACTACACCAAGCTCGCCATGGCCGCGGCCGGCAACCGCGCACCGGACCTCGCCGTCATGCACCAGGGCCGCGTCCCCGGATTCGCGCCCGGCCGCCTCCTGGACCCCTGGGACATCGACCTCCTGGCCAAGTACGGCGTGCGGGAGGCCGACTTCAACCCCGTGCTGTGGAAGCGCGGCATCGTCGGCGGCAAGCTCTACGCCCTGCCCCTCGACATCCACGTCCAGCTCTGCTTCTACCGCAAGGACGTCTGCAAGAAGGCCGGGCTGCTCGACGCCGACGGCCGGCTGCCGGCCGCCACGTCCACCGACGAGTGGTTCAGCATCCTCAAGGCGGCCAAGAAGCAGCTGAAGAACGGGCAGCAGACCCTCGGCCTGCACGCCAACGACCAGAACTTCGCCTGGTGGTTCTTCGTCGCCTTCTACCAGCAGCTCGGCGGCGGCTACTTCAACGACGACCAGACCGACGTCACCTTCGACACCGACAAGGCCACCGAGGTCCTGGAGTTCTTCCGCAAGCACGTGACCGACGGCTACGTCACCGTCGGCGAGGCCGACGGCGAGGCCTTCCTCGCCGGGTCACCGTTCACCTGGGAGGGCAACTGGTCGGTGCCGTACTTCAACGGCGAGAAGCTCGACTTCGGCGCCCAGCCGCTGCCCCCGGTGTTCGGGAGACCGGCCACCCACGCCGAGTCGCACTCCTTCATCCTGCCCCACCAGTCCGGCCGCGGCGGCGCCGCCGACGAGGGCGCCTACCGGCTCGCCGCCTACATGGTCACCCACGCCACCACCTGGGCCATCGGCGGCCATGTCCCCGCCTATCTGCCCACCTTCAAGGACCCCGCCTACCTCAAACTCAGCCCGCAAAGCGAGTACTCCAGGCCCGCCATGGAGCACCCGGCCACCGAACCGCACATCTGGTTCGCCGGTTCCACCGGCGTCCTCGCACAGCGCGTCGGCCCGGTCGTCGCCTCCTCCAACCTCGGCTCCGCGAAGCCGGCCGCCGCGGCCCGCCGTATGAAGTCCGTCCTGGAACAACTGCTCGCCATGAAGAACCCCATGGACGGCAGGACGGCCGCCCAGGAACTGAAGGGAGCCGGCGCATGA
- a CDS encoding alpha-hydroxy acid oxidase: MADIGRWMDGLQERAAEVLPEDVYAYFRRGSGRGMSVAEATSAWDQFRFRARLLRDVSTCDASTTVLGTPVRTPVLVAPSTLQRKAHPDGEAATARGVAAAGSLLAVTSNTAVPFADLVPSGAPWWVQVYVARDPVLTIEALERALAAGARAVVLTADTPVNGSRGKRGTQVDDFIGPEDLYGNVTGIPSPEAAERAPDLTLDVIGWLRERARGLPIVVKGVLRGDDARELVAAGASGLIVSNHGGRQLDGLVPTAWALPEVVDAVAGTGAEVYADGGLRRGTHILAALALGARAVFIGRPVLWALTVRGAAGVTRLIDDLTDELVEAMSLTGTPSVLELTRDLLWAAPHSPPHRP; the protein is encoded by the coding sequence GTGGCAGACATCGGTCGCTGGATGGACGGTCTTCAGGAGCGCGCCGCCGAGGTGCTGCCGGAGGACGTCTACGCGTACTTCCGGCGCGGCTCCGGTCGCGGCATGAGTGTCGCGGAGGCGACCTCGGCCTGGGACCAGTTCCGCTTCCGGGCACGGCTGTTGCGGGACGTCTCGACGTGCGACGCCTCTACGACCGTACTGGGCACGCCCGTTCGTACACCCGTACTCGTCGCACCCAGCACCCTGCAGCGCAAGGCCCACCCGGACGGGGAGGCCGCCACCGCGCGGGGCGTCGCGGCGGCGGGATCGCTGCTGGCGGTGACCTCGAACACCGCGGTGCCGTTCGCGGACCTGGTGCCGAGCGGGGCCCCGTGGTGGGTGCAGGTGTACGTGGCCCGGGACCCCGTACTGACCATCGAGGCGCTGGAGCGGGCCCTCGCCGCCGGGGCGCGGGCGGTCGTACTGACCGCCGACACGCCGGTCAACGGGTCACGGGGCAAACGTGGCACACAGGTCGACGATTTCATCGGACCGGAGGACCTGTACGGCAACGTCACCGGGATTCCCTCGCCCGAGGCGGCCGAGCGCGCACCCGATCTGACCCTCGACGTCATCGGCTGGCTGCGCGAACGGGCCCGCGGCCTCCCCATCGTCGTCAAGGGCGTGCTGCGCGGCGACGACGCGCGGGAACTGGTGGCCGCGGGGGCGTCCGGCCTCATCGTCTCGAACCACGGCGGGCGGCAGCTGGACGGGCTGGTGCCCACCGCCTGGGCCCTGCCTGAGGTCGTCGACGCGGTGGCGGGCACGGGCGCCGAGGTCTACGCCGACGGCGGGCTGCGCCGCGGCACCCACATCCTCGCCGCCCTCGCCCTCGGCGCCCGCGCCGTGTTCATCGGCCGGCCCGTCCTGTGGGCGCTGACCGTCCGCGGCGCCGCCGGTGTGACCCGCCTGATCGACGACCTCACCGACGAACTCGTCGAGGCGATGAGCCTGACCGGCACACCGAGCGTCCTCGAACTGACCCGCGACCTCCTGTGGGCGGCCCCCCATTCACCGCCGCACAGGCCCTGA
- a CDS encoding DUF4232 domain-containing protein yields the protein MYGIGIRRVATAMVTASAATLLMTACQPGGSPAGAGSSPSGAPVKPAASTSTSSPTSPSTPSTPATSATSATSATTGSPTHATTPSTGAKACGLSDLKASMYQAAVRPDGTGTGAAIVEFTNVSGKACTVQGYPTVAGAGNGSPEKNRPLKVTTTGGASTVKVAPGGKAWTKLTFVQVQGEADGYCKSGATPASYPTLVVGVPSAGAHQVALTDGVIAECDDKVTVTALSAAKPS from the coding sequence ATGTACGGCATCGGTATCCGCAGAGTCGCGACGGCCATGGTGACCGCTTCGGCGGCCACCCTGCTCATGACCGCGTGTCAGCCGGGCGGGAGCCCGGCGGGGGCGGGCTCTTCGCCGTCGGGCGCTCCGGTCAAGCCGGCGGCGTCCACTTCCACCTCCAGCCCCACTTCCCCCTCCACGCCCTCCACCCCCGCCACATCCGCCACATCCGCCACATCCGCCACGACCGGCTCCCCGACGCACGCCACGACTCCGTCCACCGGTGCGAAGGCCTGCGGCCTGTCGGATCTCAAGGCGTCCATGTACCAGGCCGCGGTGCGGCCGGACGGTACCGGGACCGGCGCGGCGATCGTCGAGTTCACCAACGTGTCCGGCAAGGCGTGCACGGTCCAGGGGTATCCGACCGTGGCGGGAGCGGGCAACGGTTCCCCCGAGAAGAACCGTCCGCTCAAGGTGACCACGACCGGGGGCGCGTCCACGGTGAAGGTCGCGCCGGGCGGGAAGGCGTGGACGAAGCTGACGTTCGTGCAGGTCCAGGGCGAGGCCGACGGCTACTGCAAGTCCGGAGCCACGCCCGCGAGCTACCCGACGCTGGTGGTGGGTGTCCCGAGTGCCGGGGCGCACCAGGTCGCGCTGACGGACGGTGTCATCGCCGAGTGCGACGACAAGGTGACGGTCACCGCCCTCTCGGCGGCCAAGCCCTCCTGA
- a CDS encoding alpha-N-arabinofuranosidase has protein sequence MRTARFALDPAFTVGEVNPRLFGSFVEHLGRCVYTGIYEPDHPTADAEGLRTDVLELVRELGVTTIRYPGGNFVSAYNWEDGVGPAEERPRRLDLAWRSTETNRFGLSEYIAFLKKIGPQAEPMMAINLGTRGVAEALELQEYANHPGGTARSDLRVAHGDKEPFGIGLWCLGNEMDGPWQTGHKTAEEYGRLAAETARAMRQIEPDLELVACGSSGQSMDTFAAWEATVLAETYDLVDHISLHAYYEETDGDRDSFLASAVDTESFIENVVATCDHVGARLKSKKKINLSFDEWNVWYQSRPNPHPVEDWQEAPRILEDVYTVTDAVVFGSLLIALLRHADRVTVACLAQLVNVIAPIMTEPGGAAWRQTTFFPFAQAAKYGRGEVLDVRAVSPTHETKKYGEVDLLHATAVRADDGSVTVFAVNRSQTEPLPLEVALNRLGLTAVVEHSAIADADPDARNTLEDQERVTPHPVEGTTLQDDGTLTTVLEPLSWNVIRLSQDLS, from the coding sequence ATGCGTACCGCCCGCTTCGCCCTGGACCCCGCCTTCACCGTCGGCGAGGTCAACCCCCGCCTCTTCGGCTCCTTTGTCGAACACCTCGGCCGCTGCGTCTACACCGGCATCTACGAACCCGACCACCCCACCGCCGACGCCGAAGGCCTCCGCACCGACGTACTGGAACTGGTCCGCGAACTGGGCGTCACCACCATCCGCTACCCCGGCGGCAACTTCGTCTCCGCCTACAACTGGGAGGACGGGGTGGGCCCCGCTGAGGAACGGCCCCGCCGCCTCGACCTCGCCTGGCGCTCCACCGAGACCAACCGCTTCGGCCTGTCCGAGTACATCGCGTTCCTGAAGAAGATCGGTCCCCAGGCCGAGCCGATGATGGCGATCAACCTCGGCACGCGCGGGGTCGCCGAGGCTCTGGAGCTCCAGGAGTACGCCAACCACCCAGGCGGGACGGCTCGTTCGGACCTGCGGGTGGCACACGGCGACAAGGAGCCGTTCGGCATCGGCCTGTGGTGTCTGGGCAACGAGATGGACGGGCCCTGGCAGACCGGCCACAAGACGGCGGAGGAGTACGGCCGTCTCGCCGCCGAGACCGCCCGCGCGATGCGCCAGATCGAGCCGGACCTCGAACTCGTCGCGTGCGGATCGTCGGGACAGAGCATGGACACGTTCGCCGCATGGGAGGCGACGGTGCTGGCGGAGACGTACGACCTCGTCGACCACATCTCCCTGCACGCCTACTACGAGGAGACCGACGGCGACCGAGACTCCTTCCTCGCCTCCGCCGTCGACACCGAGTCCTTCATCGAGAACGTGGTGGCGACCTGCGACCACGTGGGCGCCCGGCTGAAGTCCAAGAAGAAGATCAACCTCTCCTTCGACGAGTGGAACGTCTGGTACCAGAGCCGGCCGAACCCGCATCCGGTCGAGGACTGGCAGGAGGCCCCGCGCATCCTGGAGGACGTCTACACCGTCACGGACGCGGTCGTCTTCGGCTCCCTGCTGATCGCGCTGCTGCGGCACGCGGACCGGGTGACCGTCGCCTGTCTGGCCCAGCTCGTCAACGTCATCGCGCCGATCATGACGGAGCCGGGCGGCGCGGCCTGGCGGCAGACGACGTTCTTCCCGTTCGCGCAGGCGGCGAAGTACGGGCGCGGGGAGGTCCTCGACGTCCGCGCGGTGTCGCCGACGCACGAGACGAAGAAGTACGGCGAGGTCGACCTGCTGCACGCCACCGCCGTGCGTGCCGACGACGGCTCGGTCACCGTCTTCGCGGTCAACCGCAGCCAGACCGAGCCGCTGCCGCTCGAAGTAGCCCTGAACCGGCTGGGGTTGACGGCGGTCGTCGAGCACAGTGCGATCGCCGACGCCGACCCCGACGCCCGCAACACCCTTGAGGACCAGGAACGGGTCACCCCGCACCCCGTCGAGGGCACCACCCTCCAGGACGACGGCACCCTGACCACCGTCCTGGAGCCGCTGTCCTGGAACGTGATCCGGCTGAGCCAGGATCTGTCCTAG
- a CDS encoding beta-galactosidase, whose amino-acid sequence MVLSRRTFSALAGTTALGLTLSGSDGASAHATAPTGPAPEPPGADGTRHTVGFDTYSMLVDGRRVVLWSGEVHPFRLPSPSLWRDVLEKLRAHGYNTISVYVSWNYHSPAPGQYDFTGVRDLDLFLRTAAETGLYVILRPGPYINAEVDAGGFPGWLTATRGTARTSDPTYLSYVDEWLTAVNRIAARHLYTHGGGTIVLYQLENEYANNVTSPRGLDYMAHLYAKVRADGIDVPLFHNDKGRNGYWAPGTFDTGGETGRYLYGFDGYPSPFAPPPDWGYYGIGGTKGGSTASPETPGLLAEFGGGWFDPWGGVEFGGKGYAESARTRDAAYERRFYLTNLANGIKIHNVYMTFGGTSWGWLPAPVVYTSYDYGAALDEARRPTPKLVPMHQLGQLLHSVPDLAKLDRAPDVQVGARGGASGADAGITAYHLVNPDTKAHFHILRNDRTDDVLAAVPLAGVSVPVPVPGLDARLLATGLPLGRRTLRYSNAQPMLWLTAGRQDIAVFTGRKGEPTQTALECASEPTVTVLEGKADHAYTSGALRVDSELGGLTRVLVEGGGTEAPLLLLLADDETSVRLWRYDTPSGPVLAYGPALLRTAALRDTTVHLTGDTVEAADLEVWGPRGMSEVAWNQVTLNARATTSGSLRAEQRLPGVAAVHLPELGNWRFHTENPESAAEFDDSAWKVADRTSSYSTTPVPAGQPVLFADDYGFHYGDVWYRGRFTDVGVAESVSLSYVTGTQGLLMAWLDGKPLGTHRMPVPDKSTVRQGTWAATATFPVRYANGPHVLSVLVRRMQHDEDGAAKDTHKAARGLTAVTFAGASPAVSWRIQGQAAPDPVRGPLNHGGLYGERQGWHLPEFADSGWKVVDLPRAAHGQGVAWYRTGFRLAVDRGVDASIGLTLTDDPARAYRVQIFLNGWNMGQYINDVGPQHTFVLPNGVLRTRGANTLALAVLSDGTTPAGPGEVKLTLMGSAAGGVPVAPVDSPGRAHAL is encoded by the coding sequence ATGGTGTTGAGCAGACGTACCTTCAGCGCACTCGCCGGCACCACCGCGCTCGGCCTCACGCTCAGCGGGAGCGACGGCGCATCCGCCCACGCGACCGCCCCCACCGGCCCGGCACCGGAGCCGCCCGGCGCGGACGGCACTCGCCACACCGTGGGCTTCGACACGTACTCGATGCTGGTCGACGGCAGGCGGGTCGTCCTGTGGTCCGGCGAGGTCCACCCCTTCCGGCTGCCGAGCCCCTCCCTCTGGCGGGACGTCCTGGAGAAGCTGCGCGCCCACGGCTACAACACCATCAGCGTCTACGTCTCCTGGAACTACCACTCCCCCGCGCCCGGACAGTACGACTTCACCGGCGTCCGCGACCTCGACCTGTTCCTGCGCACGGCCGCCGAGACCGGCCTGTACGTGATCCTGCGGCCCGGCCCGTACATCAACGCCGAGGTCGACGCGGGCGGCTTCCCCGGCTGGCTGACCGCCACCCGGGGCACCGCCCGCACCTCCGACCCGACCTATCTGTCGTACGTCGACGAGTGGCTGACCGCCGTGAACCGGATCGCGGCCCGGCACCTCTACACCCACGGCGGCGGCACGATCGTCCTCTACCAGCTGGAGAACGAGTACGCGAACAACGTCACCAGCCCCCGCGGGCTCGACTACATGGCCCATCTCTACGCCAAGGTCCGCGCCGACGGCATCGACGTGCCGCTCTTCCACAACGACAAGGGGCGCAACGGGTACTGGGCGCCGGGAACGTTCGACACGGGCGGCGAGACGGGCCGTTATCTGTACGGCTTCGACGGCTATCCGTCGCCCTTCGCGCCGCCGCCCGACTGGGGCTACTACGGCATCGGCGGTACGAAGGGCGGTTCGACGGCGAGTCCCGAAACCCCTGGGCTGCTGGCCGAGTTCGGGGGCGGCTGGTTCGACCCGTGGGGCGGGGTGGAGTTCGGCGGCAAGGGGTACGCGGAGTCGGCGCGAACGCGTGACGCGGCGTACGAGCGGCGTTTCTACCTCACCAACCTCGCCAACGGCATCAAGATCCACAACGTCTACATGACGTTCGGGGGGACCTCCTGGGGCTGGCTGCCCGCGCCGGTCGTCTACACCTCGTACGACTACGGGGCGGCCCTCGACGAGGCCCGCAGGCCCACCCCGAAGCTGGTCCCGATGCACCAGCTCGGGCAGCTCCTGCACTCCGTGCCCGACCTCGCCAAGCTGGACCGGGCACCCGACGTCCAGGTCGGCGCGCGTGGCGGCGCGTCGGGGGCGGACGCCGGGATCACGGCGTACCACCTGGTCAACCCGGACACCAAGGCGCACTTCCACATCCTGCGCAACGACCGGACCGACGACGTCCTCGCCGCCGTCCCCCTCGCCGGGGTGAGCGTTCCGGTACCGGTCCCCGGCCTCGACGCCCGGCTGCTCGCCACCGGTCTCCCGCTCGGGCGGCGGACGCTGAGGTACTCCAACGCCCAGCCGATGCTGTGGCTCACCGCCGGACGGCAGGACATCGCCGTGTTCACGGGGCGGAAGGGGGAGCCGACACAGACGGCCCTCGAGTGCGCGAGCGAGCCCACGGTCACCGTGCTGGAGGGAAAGGCCGACCACGCGTACACGTCCGGCGCGCTGCGCGTCGACTCCGAACTCGGCGGTCTGACCCGGGTGTTGGTGGAGGGCGGCGGCACGGAAGCCCCCCTCCTCCTGTTGCTCGCCGACGACGAGACGTCCGTACGGCTGTGGCGCTACGACACCCCGTCGGGGCCCGTGCTCGCATACGGCCCGGCGCTCCTGCGCACCGCCGCCCTGCGCGACACGACCGTCCATCTCACGGGGGACACGGTCGAGGCGGCCGACCTGGAGGTGTGGGGGCCGCGCGGGATGAGTGAAGTGGCGTGGAACCAGGTCACGTTGAACGCACGGGCGACCACCTCCGGGAGTCTGCGGGCCGAGCAGCGGTTGCCGGGGGTCGCGGCCGTCCACCTTCCCGAACTGGGCAACTGGCGCTTCCACACCGAGAACCCCGAGTCGGCGGCCGAGTTCGACGACTCCGCCTGGAAGGTCGCGGACAGGACCTCCTCGTACAGCACCACCCCCGTACCGGCCGGGCAGCCCGTCCTCTTCGCCGACGACTACGGCTTCCACTACGGAGACGTCTGGTACCGGGGGCGCTTCACGGACGTGGGCGTCGCCGAGTCGGTGTCCCTCTCGTACGTCACGGGCACACAGGGGCTGCTGATGGCGTGGCTGGACGGGAAGCCGCTGGGCACGCACCGGATGCCGGTGCCGGACAAGTCGACGGTCCGGCAAGGCACTTGGGCGGCCACGGCCACCTTCCCCGTGCGGTATGCGAACGGACCGCATGTCCTCTCCGTCCTCGTCCGCCGGATGCAGCACGACGAGGACGGCGCGGCGAAGGACACGCACAAGGCCGCGCGGGGCCTCACGGCGGTGACGTTCGCGGGGGCGAGCCCGGCCGTCTCCTGGCGGATCCAGGGCCAGGCGGCGCCCGACCCGGTGCGGGGACCGCTCAACCACGGCGGGCTGTACGGGGAACGGCAGGGCTGGCATCTGCCGGAGTTCGCCGACAGCGGCTGGAAGGTCGTGGACCTCCCGCGGGCGGCGCACGGGCAGGGAGTCGCCTGGTACCGCACCGGGTTCCGGCTGGCGGTCGACCGGGGCGTGGACGCCTCGATCGGGCTCACCCTCACCGACGACCCGGCCCGCGCCTACCGAGTCCAGATCTTCCTGAACGGCTGGAACATGGGCCAGTACATCAACGACGTCGGCCCCCAACACACCTTCGTCCTGCCCAACGGTGTCCTGCGCACCCGGGGCGCCAACACCCTGGCCCTCGCCGTACTGTCCGACGGCACCACCCCGGCCGGTCCGGGCGAGGTGAAGCTGACGCTGATGGGCAGCGCGGCCGGAGGGGTACCGGTGGCACCGGTGGACTCCCCCGGCCGCGCGCACGCCCTCTAG